The genome window TTCCGGCCAGATTCGGCTCCACCAGGTTCCCCGGCAAACCGCTGGCGGATATCCGGGGACGGCCCATGATCTGGCATGTATACCAGCGCTGTCTTAAGGCGAAGCACCTGGATCAGATACTGGTGGCCACCGATGACAAAAGGATCCGCGACTGCGTTTTGGGTTTCGGCGGGCTGGCGGTGATGACCTTGAAAAAGCACCGCTCGGGCACCGACCGGATAGCCGAGGCCTTGACTAAAATCGAAACCCGAAACTCAAAATTCGGAACGATCATCAACATTCAGGGCGATGAACCACTGATAGATCCCAAAGCCATTGACCTTTTAGTCAAAGCCATGTCGGGCGACAAAAACATTGAAATGGCCACGCTGGCTGGAAGTTTTAATGATCAAAATGACCTGCTAAGCGCCAATACCACAAAGGTGGTGGCGGATGAACGGGGGAATGCCATGTACTTTTCCCGGTCTGTCATCCCCGGAAGCAGGGGAAGCGCCTTCCGGATCTCAACCTACCTGAAACATATCGGCATTTACGCCTACCGCCGTGAAATCCTTTTCAAAATGATATCCTGGCCACAGTCTGCTATGGAAAAAGCCGAGAAACTGGAACAATTACGGGCGTTAGAATACGGGGTAAAGATCAAAATCATAAAAACCGGTTACCGCCCGCAGGCGGTGGATACGCCGGCTGACCTGGCCCGGGTCCTTAAAACATTAAGGGGCCAATCTTTTGCTTGACATTGGGGTTATTTGGAGTTAAAATTAATCTTCACATCAATGAAAATCAACCAATTATTCCATAAATTTAAAGGAATCCGACAATGAGGAAACAGTGGTTTTCCCTGGCCGCCTTGATAGTGGCGATAGCGGGTATGAGTTTCATGCTGATGGGCTGCGACGCCGTGATCAGTGGGGCCCTGGTTCACATCCAGCAGAATGATTATGAAGGCGCCATCAGGGTGCTTCATGACGGCCTCGCCCAAACCCCGGGCAACGGACAGTATTATGCTTTACTGGCTCAATGTTATGTCACCACCCGTCAGTTCAAAGAAGCCGGCCCGGCCTATGAAATGGCCATCAAGAACTGGCCGGACAAGAAAGACTCACTAATTAAAGCCCGGGATTACGAATGGGCATTGCTCATTAACAGTGCCCAGAAAAACCTAAAGCAGATGGCGACAGTGGCTCCGGAGTCAGTCAAGGCCTATTCCGACAATGTCCTGAAGTACCTGAATCAGGCCGTTGACTTTGCCCCGGATAAGGCGGATAATTACGCTCTTTATGGCTCATACCACAGCCTTAGCGGCAAGCCCGAAGAGGCAAAGAAGATGTTTGAAAAGGCCCTCAAAATGGATCCCAACAATGTCAAGCTTAATTTAACAATAGCCAGGAATATTTCTCAGACGGGGAATTTGGATGAGGCCATAAAATATTATCAAAAATATAACGGCCTGAAGAAGGATGATTTTGAGGGATACCTGGAACTGGGGAAAATATATCTCCAGAAAAAAATGTACGCGGAAGCTGCAGAAGCGTTTAATCAAGCCGTGGCATTAAAGAAAGATGATTTTTTAAGTGTCTATTTATTGGGTAATGCTTACCTGCAAATAGGAAAATACCAGGAAGCCGTTCAGGCTTTTACCGCTTCATCGGTGATAGACCCCAACAACAAGAATGCCTGGTATAACCTGGGGCAAGCTTATTATAGTGCCAAGGATTACACGAAGGCCGCCGAAAATTTTGACAAAGTGGTGAAGATCGACAACAAGGACCTGGAGGCTTGGGTGTTTGTGGGATACTTGTCCGAAAAGGTGAAGGATTATCAGAAAGCGCTGGATGCATACAAAACCCTGGTAACCCTAAAGCCAGAGTCGGTCGAGTACTGGGGAAGTCTTTCCCAGGTATATGTTAAAATGGGACGCAAGGCCGAGGCCGAAGATGCCGCCAAGAAAGCCA of bacterium contains these proteins:
- the kdsB gene encoding 3-deoxy-manno-octulosonate cytidylyltransferase, with the protein product PARFGSTRFPGKPLADIRGRPMIWHVYQRCLKAKHLDQILVATDDKRIRDCVLGFGGLAVMTLKKHRSGTDRIAEALTKIETRNSKFGTIINIQGDEPLIDPKAIDLLVKAMSGDKNIEMATLAGSFNDQNDLLSANTTKVVADERGNAMYFSRSVIPGSRGSAFRISTYLKHIGIYAYRREILFKMISWPQSAMEKAEKLEQLRALEYGVKIKIIKTGYRPQAVDTPADLARVLKTLRGQSFA
- a CDS encoding tetratricopeptide repeat protein — its product is MRKQWFSLAALIVAIAGMSFMLMGCDAVISGALVHIQQNDYEGAIRVLHDGLAQTPGNGQYYALLAQCYVTTRQFKEAGPAYEMAIKNWPDKKDSLIKARDYEWALLINSAQKNLKQMATVAPESVKAYSDNVLKYLNQAVDFAPDKADNYALYGSYHSLSGKPEEAKKMFEKALKMDPNNVKLNLTIARNISQTGNLDEAIKYYQKYNGLKKDDFEGYLELGKIYLQKKMYAEAAEAFNQAVALKKDDFLSVYLLGNAYLQIGKYQEAVQAFTASSVIDPNNKNAWYNLGQAYYSAKDYTKAAENFDKVVKIDNKDLEAWVFVGYLSEKVKDYQKALDAYKTLVTLKPESVEYWGSLSQVYVKMGRKAEAEDAAKKAKALEKK